A region of the Oncorhynchus gorbuscha isolate QuinsamMale2020 ecotype Even-year linkage group LG02, OgorEven_v1.0, whole genome shotgun sequence genome:
GTACCATGACATGCTGCAGAGTGACTTCCAAGACAGCTACTTCAACCTGACCATCAAGACCATGGTGATGCTGGAGTGGCTGGCCTCTCGCTGCCCCGGCGCCTCCTTCGCCATGAAGATCGACTCTGACATGTTCCTCAATGTGCACAACCTGGTCAACATGCTGATAGACCCAACTACACCAAAACACAACTACATCACTGGGAAGTTCAGCCAAAACACACAAGTGGTGAGAGACCGCACCTCAAAGTGGTACATTCCCAATAAGGTTTACCCCAGTACCAAATTCCCTCCCTACCTTTTGGGAAATGGTTATGTCTTTTCCATAGATCTTCCTGAGAAGATAGTGGAAGCATCCAAACAAGTCCGTGCCATATTTTTAGAGGATGCCTACCTGGGTATGTGTCTGAGCCATTTAGGGATTGCAGCCAGTTACCCACCTAAATCTTCCCTCTTCAAGCTTTCCATGCCCTACACTCATAATCGCTGTTACTACTCTACTGTCATCACTACCGAAATGGACCATGTGAGTGACCTGCTGCGAGTCTGGGAGGACTTACAGAGACCTGGCACGCCCTGCTAAGGACAATGAATACCTCTTAAAGATTTGAATCCTTACCCTGCTAAGGACAATGAATACCTCTTAAAGCTTTGAATCCTAATAAGTATTAAACACACTATGTAAGCACATGCATACAAGTACAAAACAAATAGgtaggcacacgcacacacacgcacacacacaggcatcatGGTATCATAGTATAATTCACTCACTCTCAAACAGCTTTTTCATGTCATTCTAAATTAGTAACATGTTATTACATAGTAATTACCACATGATATGACCAGATAATGTTGTTACAATAACAGCATTACTACACAAGTAGAGCTACGTATTGTGTAGTGTTACTGCTCGGTCTTGTAAGTATAATTTCCCATGACTATCTTAAATTCAAATGGCAACGTGGGATCTTGTGTGTATCTATGAAGTAAGTATCAAATGATGTTCTAAGATCTTCAAAGACAAGCATGATCTGTGTGTATCACATTATCCCATGTGACAGTTTAGTCTCAATTTCTGTACAGTGCTGTTCCACACCAGCCTTTTTCTACTGCATAAGATTTTCACtgtcactagatggcagcagtgaatTTGACTTAAACATTTGTCTTGCGTTCTATTGTTTTGGTTGCTTGTGATTTGTACACTCAGTTGATGCCTACTTAAGATTGATATTGTTACAAATTCCTGGAATGTTTGTAAAAATGTTAAACTGAATAAAAAGGCTTAAACTATTTTTTAAGTATTGAGAATATACATTGCACACCAACAATCTATCACTTGGTTTCATTTTGGTAGTATAAATAGTGATGTGACTATTTTAAAGCCACACTCCTCAGTTTGTGCATAACTTAAAAGAGTGAGCTAACAACAAAATGCAAACAATGGAgcaaatgcatcccataacattttcctATACAAATAGTAGACTACTTGATATATACAGTCGGATACATATGTTCTCAATTAATGATATACCAGGATAGAGCAACATACATTATTTGAAGCTATATTTTCTCATGACAAcataaatctaatcaaatcaaattgtatttgtcacatgtgctgaatacaacaggtgtagttgtagaccttacagtgagatgcttacttacaagcccttatccaacaatgcagttttaataaaAAGAAGTGTTAAGTAAagaatagataagtaaaaaatcagagagcagcagtaaaataacatcagtgagactatatacagggggtacagagttaatgtgtgtggggtaccggttagtcgaggtaatatgtacatgtaggtagagttaaagtgactatgcatagataataaacagagagtagcagcaggggggggggggtcaatgcaaaagTCTTGGTAGCCATtggattagctgttcaggagtcttatggcttgggggtagaagctgttaagaagtcttttggacctagacttggcgctccggtaccgcttgccgtgcggtagcagagagaacagtctatgactagggtggctggagtctgaccatttttagggccatcCTCTGACACCACTTGGAATAGAGGTCctcgatggcaggaagcttgaacAATGTTATAGGTTTTCCAGGTAAAACTTTTTATTTCCACTAAGAATTACAGGAAAACAACAGCATGCTTGGCACCCACCAGTGAGACCAATCCAATCACATTTGAATTTGTCTTGAATTGCATTGAATTGCATAAAATGAAAAATGTTGCACATTACCTATGATATTGCATTTACGTGCACCAAAGATTTCCTTATGCAAGATTTCAATGTCTTCATTTTCTCATCAACTTGTCTTTCTAATTATATCATAGCTGCCTGTCATCTTTAAATGTGATGTTTTCAAGAGTCAAGTAAGTGTGGGTTAATTCCAAAAGATGAACTATCAGGCTACCTTATAGTTTGCACATTATACAGATCTAATACAGCATACCAATACTGTATTATGCTGAATTTCGACCATTTTATAAAAGTTTCGAGTCTAAACAAACGTTATCAATTAATACAATTAAAGTAGGTTGATTGTAGAATTTTGGGGCCTACAATTCACAGAAAAACCCCACCCATAACGGACACGTTGGCCCTACGTCAGACGCAGGGGGCGTTAGAGGGGCGTGTCGGCTCTGCATATCAGCTGTAATGTTTAATGTAACGCTCGCGCTCCATTGAAAAGTGCCCGCCAGTACTTGAGTGTTGGGCGGACTAGGGAAAAACAAAGGGAAAACGACAACATTTATAGGCTACATTGACCTCTATAGCGGCAACATTTTATAGAATACTTATAGCGATACAACTGCAGTCACTGGCATCCCGTAGGTGACAGTTAAGACCTcacaaggaagaggaggaagggaaaagAGAAGACCGCACATCTGGGAAGATATTGAGAAGTAACTAAAGCGTACTTGGCCACAGGTAGCCCTCGTGCGTCAAAGAATATCAAAGTGCAGGTCATGCGGATATCTCCGGCTGGAGATCGATCAGTGTTTCAGTGCTAGTTCTTCCTAGGAAGATAGATCACTTACCTTCAGCGGACCAAGAGCAGGAGAAAGACATGTCCCGAAGAAAGCAGAGCAAACCCCGGCAGATCAAACGTAAGGAAAATAATAAGTTCACATTGATCTTTATTAAAGGTGGTTCATTgcgaacatactgtatatactttGACAGGTGGACTAGGTTTGTGACATTTAGCAGTgaccaaaataatatttatataaATGACATGCCAAACTAATATAAAAATGCGATTAGGCTTTGCGACTACGTTTATAATAATTTTGTGGAAATGTGCATTCTTTTTAGCCTACATTTGATGTAGGGTAGCCAACATTTTCAATTTATAGCATACTGACTCAAATACATTAAAAATATAGGCTAGCCTAATATCGAGCACATGTTATAAATGCTACTGTTTTAAATGCTACTGTTATAAATGCTTAGCAGGCCTACTAGAGCACATGTATTCAAAATAATCTATAATTTTAAATGTGATGTAAAGTACATATCAGTGTAAGTAATGTTTTCGGCGATATCCTGCTCCACTGTCTACAGTGAGTGTGCAATCAAATATTGTTTTGAAGTAACAATGTGGAcatcatgttagtcatgttagttaGGGCCATGTAGCTTAACTTGCAGTCTCTACCCAACTTTATTTAGTTGCATTATAGGCCCCTAGGCTTAATAAAACGTTGAATGTGCTTGCTCTTTTAAAAACGTTTTGTCCATTGGCAACTGAACTGTAACAGTGGTTTCCTGTTTAATTATGTTGTGGAAACGTCACTGTTCTCTGAAAAAGGCGATGTGAACGCAGATAAACTGCGATCCGATCGCAACCGAGATAAAGATTAAAATTGGatctttttttatttgttttctgTCTGAAGCTGCACTGAGGCTGGCGTTGCATTTCCCCCGGCTTTTCAGTTCTCTTTCCAGAGATGGGGCGTCAGATAGCGCGCTTGCTGATCTCGCATTCTGATAGTGGGTTACAATTGGATATTTTTTCATCTATCCTTTTAACTCTTTAATGCATAGGCGTTTATTTAAAAggtctctctcaaacacacactcactccctggCTGCCTACTGCGTTTTGCTCTGGTGCCAGGCCCTCTTTCAGTTCTTCATGCAGAAGAGATGCCTTGGTCCGATAAGCACAGTAGCAATATCTTGGAGGTTGAGTTTGAAAGGGTTGCTAAAAAATAAAGCAGAAAGTAACTCTTAAAACGAAAGAGAAATCACACGATAAGGTTATGCATAAAGTGCCCATAAAGATGCTTCTAGTAAAAGGCACACCATTGGGCGGTCATACTATCTACCCAAATGGACTCTCCAACTTCCCAAATGGACTCTCTGCAACATGCCATCTTCAAAGCAGCCACTTGAAAAGGCTACATGAGAGATATAGGGTTTTAAGTATGGAAAAAGTATTTGactagagcatggcgcttgtaagtcagggagtgggttcgatccccgggaccacccatacgtagaatgtttTGTAGgctagcgtctgctaaatggcatatattattattattattatgttattattatgaaAAATATAAATCCTCTTCACATGTTATGTTATTAATGAAGAGGATGATTGTTCTATTGGCTAGCAgtaaataataatattataaaaaAGTTATTTCCTTTACTTAATATTTTCCCATAGTGGTCTTCCAATTGATCACCCATCAGTCTCACATGGACTGTGGATATAGTCCAGACACTGGAGAGGATAAATCTAAGCTGTAAGCATATCAGGGGTGTCATGGCCTTTGTCTTTATCAGTGCTTACACCATCATGCTTCCTGGCTTCTTGATGTGACACAGAAGTCCCATGATTCTCTTGTGCCTTGGCAGACATTTTAATGTAGGAGGAGTAGTGATAAGGACTTGGCGTTTGATTACGTCTACCATATTGTTCCATAAGCGTCACAAGCTTGCTTCTCTGTACTAGCCCATATTTGAATTCATTACTGTGTTATGGTTATAGCACAGTTACTGGGCGGTGGTGGCATTTGGAATGCTGGACCAAAAACAGATGTGTCCAGCATTATGGAAGCCTCAACTCAGGGTAGATATTTGTCTACGTCTTTTGTGCGTAATTCTCCCGATGGTGAAGATCTCTCAAACTGATTGTCCATTCCTCCTCGATGGAAAGATATGAATGGGGCACTGGGTCCGGATATCAGGGCTTATATTTTGGCAGTTGAGATGGAGACAGGATAAGCAGGGCGGTGATCGCTCCCCCGATAGTGTGAGACAGATGGAGGCGATTGGGATTGAGCTTGCATTATAATTACATTTGGCTGCTGCATTCTCATCTTTGtcgtgtttgtgttgttgtttgggacTAGCTGGGTGTATCTTTtgataaaaaaaacaacaaaaaaacgggAGAAGCAGATAAGGCCAGAAATAAGGATAGCAGGCCTGATAAGGCATAGTGGAAAAAATCCAGGAATACAGAAATGATAGATTGTAGGTTTGAAAGCAGACAGCTCGCCCTCTCTGAGATGTGCAGGGCTGATAAGGCTGCCTGCTGATCACTGATAGATAAGCTCAGGCAGATCCACAGATACAGCAGCATTCTCTGCAGCTCTGCCCTCATGACATCACTGATAAAGCTCAGAGGTCACCATGAATAATACATGGGCGCCTATAGAAACCACGAAGTCACGTCTGTAGGTTCAGACATCTCTGAATTAACATTGACCTCATCTCTTTAGACAATGGCAGTTGCTCTGAAACTGTATTTGTGCATCAGTTTGGATGTAACCCTGTTTGGATGTAACCCTGTTCTATTTTGAATGGAGGTCTTACATAAACTTTTACCTCTATAGGTCATATTACATTTTGTTGTACTATTGAAAGATGAATCCAATCTTCCCAGGCCAGTAAAACATTATAATAATAcatggatcacacacacacagtctcatacACACACTCGTAAACCCATACGCccatttatacacacacagcgCCTTAGTGGCTTTCTCTTGTGTGTTTTTCCTTCTTTGTTCTGCTTTTAGCTCGATGTGAACTTTTGATAAGCCCTGGGGCCCGATCTCCAGTGCAGATAGAGATTGCCAAGTGCGATTAGAGTTGTTATCAGCACAGAGCAGGCAGGCTAAGACTCCACAGCAATAACAAAGCCACACGGAGGAGCAGCAAGGCCTGGACCCTAGCAATCAGTTCCACCGTTAATGTGATTAATGTTGTATAATTAGATGATAGGTGTGAAtgcatttctctccctcttcttcaaCCTCACCCTTTTCCCCGCCCCCTGTTTTTTTTCCCTAACAAGCATTGTAGTTGATTAATTTAATTAAAACTAATACCACGTATTACTCAGTGTAGATTCCATGTAAGATATCATTGAAATGTTGTGTTCGTTGATGATTATCTTGAGTGCTTTTTTGGCAAAAAATGAAGAGCACGTCTATGCTGCTAAAAGGAAAAAAATCCAGCATCAGCATAACGCTAAAAGTTGTTGATTTTACTACGAGATATTAGATGATGACGGATTACGCCAGAATTGTGATGCTTTTAAATAGTCTGTTCAGTTTGCGAACATTTAATGACTACATTTACCTCTATAGGCCATATgactgtttttttgtgtttttttttacaattgaaAGATGAATCCAATCTTCCCAAGTCAGTAATAATAATGAAAATACATGGCTCACGCACACAGAgtctcagacagacacacactcataaACCCATACgcccatatatacacacacagcgcCTTGGTGGCTTTCTCTtgtgtgtttttctttctttgttCTACTTTTAGCTTGATGTGAACTTTTGTTAAGCTCTGGGGCCCAATctccagaatgacatcatgggtccctgatctgtactacacagagatgcataattatggatataTAGCAGAGCACAGTGGAGTACTGTGCAGTACAATACAGCCCAATATTAGATCATATTTTGGGGGATTTGCTCATTTTGTTGGTGGATTCCTGTGTGTATCGGTTTCTTTTGTCGTTAGGTTATAGCCTATAGATATGATGTTGAACAGTGTTAGTGGGTGAATGGGCTGCCTGTGGGGGGAAGTTGGTAGGGTTACAGAATAAACACTGCCTGTTTGGTGTGTGGATGAGTTATTACACCTTCCTGCTATTTACTCTGGGGACTGTAGTGTGAATTATGATGCTCTGCTCCTTGGCCCCCTGGAGCAGTTGTAAATGGtttcacctctgacctctgaaGCAAGGGCTTGTTAAAAGGGAATACTTGCCACCTACTTACAGTAGCCTAATATTTGTCAAACTATTTACTTTTGCAGTAATTGATACTGGGCAATTCCACGGTAACATAATTATGCTTTGACTCATTTTTTtcacttaaaaaaaaatattccaaacaaAAACCCTTGATTTCAAAGTTTTTCATCTGCTTATCAAGAAATCAAAGCCTTCACTTATGCCCAGGTTTTAAGATGGAAAATGGTTTCCTTCATTTCCACAAAAcatagactcttagctttcatttgacacccaaatGGTTCTATGAACTTCACGTTGGTGCTCATTGGttcttttacatggaaatgccctGCTGTGTTTTGTCTTTGGTGTGGGGTTTGCACATacggtcctgtactgtaggtggaCTTTTACCCCAGCAATGTACATCAAAGAGCCTTTTCCTCAAGTACATAACAGCCGTGTCCCACCTTCCATTCTAATACTGCTGGTGCTGCTTTGTGATGTAGGGACTATGTGACAATGTGCACCTacactgtaattacactgtaccTGCCTATGTAGCAGccatatacatacagtgccttgcgaaagtattcggcccccttgaactttgcgacctttgccacatttcaggcttcaaacataaagatatcaaactgaaaaattgggcgtgcaaaattattcagcccccttaagttaataattTGTAGCGcaaccttttgctgcgattacagctgtaagtcgcttggggtatgtctctatcagttttgcacatcgagagactgaattttttcccccattcctccttgcaaaacagctcgagctcagtgaggttggatggagagcatttgtgaacagcagttttcagttctttccacagattctcgattggattcaggtctggactttgtcttggccattctaacaccgtgctccttgggatgtttaaagcttgggaaatcttttttgtatccaaatcctgctttaaacttcttcacaacagtatctcggacctgcttggtatgttccttgttcttcatgatgctctctgcgcttttaacggacctctgagactatcacagtgcaggtgcatttatacggagacttgattacacacaggtggattgtatttatcatcattagtcatttaggtcaacactggatcattcagagatcctcactgaacttctggagagagtttgctgcactgaaagtaaaggggctgaataattttgcacgcccaatttttcagtttttgatttgttaaaaaagttagaaatatccaataaatgtcgttccacttcatgattctgtcccacttgttgttgattcttcacaaaaaaatacagttttatatctttatgtttgaagcctgaaatgtggcaaaaggtcgcaaagttcaagggggccgaatactttcgcaaggcactgtatataggtattaatagggACACATTGCACAATGCGACCAATGATTCTTTAGTGTCCACTGTGCAGTTGATGATGGATATTTATAGACTGTATAATTTGATTGATGGGCTGAGGTTGTGGGTGTTGTTGCAGTATGTTTACATTGGGGTCTTGATGTAGAGGTTTGTATAGAGCTGGTGTATCGATGTGTGTCCTGGATAGCCATGGGCCACGTGGCAGTGGTCAGGCAGTTGGCAGCCAAGCCGCTGGCCGGGGGACAGTGTGTTATGACAAGCCCCCCCCAGCGCTGCCGATAAGAGAGGCCATTTGCTCCTACTGTGTTCAGCGCTCTGTACTGTTCCGGGGTGTAAAAATGCCTTGGTAAACAATCCAGACGGACCTGGTTTTAAAGCTGGCAGGCGGAGGGAGCGGAGCACCACGGGAATGACTCTGCCCACAACCGTTACTGTGATATTGGACATGGAAGCATGTATTCTTGACCTGTAGAATATGATATCTGTATGTCACATGGAATTATGACTCTGCACCTCcacctcttatccagagcgacttacactagTGAGtgaatacattttcatactttttttccgtactggtcccccgtgggaacttggcgttgcaagcaccatgctctgtcagctgacacacagacacacacactgctagacAATGTGCTTTGTCCATAGTGCTTGATTGGGCTACATTAAGGAGCAGCATGAAATCTTTTCAGTGAGCAATGGGCAGGGTGTATGAGGAGCAAAAGTGGCGATAAGAACTACTGGGCATCAGGGACAAAAGCCCAGAAAGAGGAGATGTTAGACTGGCCCTGGGGAGCCACCTTAACAGAGGTTGTCGAGACCAGCGGCCTCTCCACTGTCTGCTGTCATACACTCTGGCCAGTtaggatacagtggggcaaaagagtatttagtcagccaccaattgtgcaagttctcccacttaaaaagatgagagaggactgtaattttcatcataggtacacttcaactttgacagacaaagtctgtccagaaaatcacattgtaggattttttatgaatttatttgcaaattatggtggtaaataagtatttggtcacctacaaacaagcaagatttctggctctcacagacctgtaacttcttctttaagaggctcctctgtcctccactcgttacctgtattaatagcgtctgtttgaacttgttatcaatataaaagacacctgtccacaacctcaaacagtcacactccaaactccaacatggccaagaccaaagagctgtcaaaggacaccagaaacaaaattgtagacctgcaccaggctgggaagactgaatctgcaataggtaagcagcttggtttgaagaaatcaactgtgggagcaattattaggaaacagaagacatacaagaccactgataatctccctcaatctggggctccaagcaagatctcaccccatagggtcaaaatgatcacaagaacgatgagcaaaaatcccagaaccacacggagggacccagtgaatgatctgcagagagctgggtccaaagtaacaaagtctaccataagtaacacactacgccgccagggactcaaatcctgcagtgccagacgtgtccccctgcttaagccagtacatgtccaggccggtctgaaatttgctagagagcatttggatgatccagaagaagattgggagaatgtcatatggtcagatgaaaccaaaatataactttttggtaaaaactcaactcgtcgtgtttggaggacaaagaatgctgagttgcatccaaagaacaccatacctactgtgaagcatgggggtggaaacatcatgctttggggctgtttttctgcaaagggaccaggacgactaatccgtgtaaaggaaagaatgaatggggccatgtatcgagagattttgagtgaaaacatccttccatcagcaaggacatTTACAATTTTTCATTTTaccaggcaaatcagttaagaacaaattcttattttcaatgacggcctgggaaaagtgggttaaccgcctgttcaggggcaaaatgacagatttgtaccttgtcagctcggggctttgaacatgcaaccttccggttactagtccaacactctaaccactagtctaccctgccgccccattgaagatgaaacgtggctgggtctttcagcatgacaatgatcccaaacacaccgcccgggcaataaaggagtggcttcgtaagaagcatttcaaggtcctggagtggcctagccagtctccagatctcaaccccatagaacatttttggagggagttgaaagtctgtgttgcccagcaacagtcccaaaacatcactgctctagaggagatctgcatggaggaatgggccaaaataccagcaacagtgtgtgaaaaccttgtgaagacttacagaaaacgtttgacctctgtcattgccaacaaagggtatataacaaagtattgagttaaacttttgttattgaccaaatacttatttcccaccataatttgcaaataaattcataaaaaatcctacaatgtgattttctggattttgttttctaattttgtctgtcatagtttaagtgtacctataatgaaaattacaggcctctctcatctttataagtgggataacttgcacaattggtggctgactaaatactttattgccccactgtacatcccaaatggcaccatgcactcttagaaaaaaaaggttccaaaagtTGTTTTTGGCTGTCccctagggttgcaaagggtcggaaactttccAGTAAATTTCCGGAATTTTTCAGGAAATTTTCAATGGGAAGTTAAGCCCgtgaattttgcttaaattcatcaaaaaagttagcttataacagtgaacctttttttgtgggatacacataaggcaattctaggtcttgtggcatattgtggttaaactatccccaattcaatggaattgcaaccctctgcatgcacagtgcattcttccatcattgtttgagccaaggactacatgctttctggtaagttttgattacaatactgagtggggtgaatatattttatacgacatacattattttttgttaactagtaaatagtagcctacagcaaagtgagtttaaataatttctaacttgttaacaatttttGCTaattagtttttgctaccatgtgagTTTTAGCTTGcgtgagcctgctaactgaggtgTGTTAATTcccctgtttccatacatgtttcattttaaaacatttatcttacaaaggagttgtttaatctaactgcttaactatttatctgtacatggaattgtattagggtttttttatttaaaaaatctaatatttacaggaaaatgccacgggcaccATCTGATGTGTgatacatttcactgcagctaatgtagaatgaaaagctgtgtacatttttaaataatgtgaagaatgcaacaaagatgcagaatcatctggccaagtgcataaagttcccttagcgctcacaacaagcaacttCTGACAAAAGTCCCTTCTATTTGAGCTGAAAATgaggaatcagacaccttattgatagcaacaactcatggtcctcctggaatcaatTTTTTGACTAAATAGAGGAACGCagacagagaaatgctgatgaatatCTTGCTTGAGCTGTACACAGttgctgtgtatgcaactggttcaccgctgatgctcacaggcaatgtgtattgtaagagatttctgaatgttcttcggccagcatacacccctccaaccagacatgctttatctagtcatttgatgatttgatggatgcagagttcaacagagttcaagtgaagatcaagcaaatcatagagaaagcagactgtattgcaatcatcaagggttgaaaaattggtggccatccgggcaaatttgaggctttttgaccatcctcaacaaggttggaaagtgacagtgaagatgaggcctcagagtctgatgttcaagaggtggacattgaggaggtccagggagaagacatggaagcctgtgaggaagacaaccaaatctttagtttctagacttttttcattttacagatgta
Encoded here:
- the LOC123992313 gene encoding beta-1,3-galactosyltransferase 2-like, producing MELQHLNISGTSGNSKKTEDSGTCQCMRFLHRRCFVLLLAVGILVIFYVTTLFTLHISQTPLWLLGGQDLTPLSYINGNEGEFFPPYNVAYPQKYKFVLDEPHECQDRSPFLLLMVPVAPGNLVAREDIRKTWGKESLVLGRAVRLFFLLGLPSGAEAERMQEEVLLENQQYHDMLQSDFQDSYFNLTIKTMVMLEWLASRCPGASFAMKIDSDMFLNVHNLVNMLIDPTTPKHNYITGKFSQNTQVVRDRTSKWYIPNKVYPSTKFPPYLLGNGYVFSIDLPEKIVEASKQVRAIFLEDAYLGMCLSHLGIAASYPPKSSLFKLSMPYTHNRCYYSTVITTEMDHVSDLLRVWEDLQRPGTPC